The genome window AGATGGGTAATggcttaagtttatgtggtattggcttgtttttttatctcgagatcgaatccgctgcatcggtcgatgagtgcttattgtatgagttatgtctctggtcgagataatcatatatggtggcctaagtcaaggctgaaccaatgctaaatctaaaaaatgttcgatacatttttacatttatccgaccatataactactaaagatgggcatatcgagtttttctgccgaaaaatgtttttaagaagccttaaaggaattgtgcttcgttTATTCCATTTGCAGGTCGTGTCTAGaactttctgtcgaaccagatttaaaaaagatggggcatagccttaagtttatgtggtaattgCTTGTTTTTTAATCTCGAGATCaaatccgctgcatcggtccatgaatgcttattgtatgagttatgtctctggtcgagataatcatatatggtggcctaagtcaatgctgaaccaatgctaaatataaaaaatgttccatacctttttaaatttatccgaccatataactactaaagatgggcatatcgagtttttctgccgaaaaatgtttttaagaagccttaaaggaattgtgcaTCGTTTATTCCATTTGCAGGTCGTGTCTAGaactttctgtcgaaccagatttaaaaaagatggggcatagccttaagtttatgtggtaattgcttgttttttaatttcgagatcaatccgctgcatcggtccatgaatgcttattgtatgagttatgtctatggtcgagataatcatatatggtggcctaagtcaatgctgaaccaatgctaaatataaaaaatgttccatacctttttaaatttatccgaccatataactactaaagatgggcatatcgagtttttctgccgaaaaatgtttttaagaagccttaaaggaattgtgtaTCGTTTATTCCATTTGCAGGTCGTGTCTAGaactttctgtcgaaccagatttaaatcagatggggcatagccttaagtttatgtggtaattgCTTGTTTTTTAATCTCGAGATCaaatccgctgcatcggtccatgaatgcttattgtatgagttatgtctatggtcgagataatcatatatggtggcctaagtcaatgCTGAACCAAcgctaaatataaaaaatgttcgatacatttttacatttatccgaccatataactactaaagatgggcatatcgagtttttctgccgaaaaatgtttttaagaagccttaaaggaattgtgcaTCGTTTATTCCATTTGCAGGTCGTGTCTAGaactttctgtcgaaccagatttaaaaaagatggggcatagccttaagtttatgtggtaattgCTTGTTTTTTAATCTCGAGATCaaatccgctgcatcggtccatgaatgcttattgtatgagttatgtctatggtcgagataatcatatatggtggcctaagtcaatgctgaaccaatgctaaatataaaaatgttccatacctttttaaatttatccgaccatataactactaaagatgggcatatcgagtttttctgccgaaaaatgtttttaagaagccttaaaggaattgtgcaTCGTTTATTCCATTTGCAGGTCGTGTCTAGaactttctgtcgaaccagatttaaaaaagatggggcatagccttaagtttatgtggtaattgCTTGTTTTTTAATCTCGAGATCaaatccgctgcatcggtccatgaatgcttattgtatgagttatgtctatggtcgagataatcatatatggtggcctaagtcaatgctgaaccaatgctaaatataaaaaatgttccataccttttttaatttatccgaccatataactactaaagatgggcatatcgagtttttctgctgaaaaatgttttttacaagccttaaaggaattgttcttcgactattccatttgcagggcgtgtctagacctttctgtcaaaccagatttaaaaaagatggggcatagccttaagtttatgtggtattggcttgttttttatctcgagatcgaatccgctgcatcgatcaatgaatgcttattgtatgagttatgtctctggtcgagataatcatatatgttggcctaagtcaaggctgaaccaatgctaaaccTAAAAAATGTTcgatacctttttacatttatccgaccatataactactaaagatgggcatatcgagtttctctgccgaaaaatgtttttaacaagccttaaagAATTATGCTTCGACTATTCTATTTGCAGgtcgtgtctagacctttctgtcgaaccagatttaaaaaagatggggcatagccttaagtttatgtggtattggcttgttttttatctcgtgatcgaatccgctgcatcggtcgattaatgcttattgtatgagttatgtctctggtcgagataatcatatatggtggcctaagtcaaggctgaaccaatgctaaatctaaTAAATGTTTGATACCTTTTTACGTTTATgcgaccatataactactaaagatgagcatatcgagtttttctgccgaaaaatgtttttaacaagccataaaggaattgtgcttcgactattccatttgcaggtcgtgtctagacctttctgtcgaaccagatttaaaacaGATGGGGTATAggcttaagtttatgtggtattgtcttgtttttttatctcgagattgaatccgctgcatcgatcgatgaatgcttattgtatgagttatgtctctggtcgagatatgGGGCAACGTTTTCTCTCAGCCTTCGAAAGCTCCCGCACAGGAAGGGCTTTTCTACGAGGATGCAAATGATACCTAAACTCCCCACCGTTCAAAGGAGAGATAGAATAACAATATAGAGCCTCAGCGAGTCCAACGGTAAAACCCTCAAGATCACCGAGACTTTGCATAGCTATCAAGATCCTCCAGGAGGGAGGATTCAGCTGTCCAGGGGAGATCTTCATTGCCTTCGAAATCTTAGCCACCAAAGAAGGAATCTTGTCTCTGAAACCCGATTCGAAGAAACCTTCCTATACAGGGATCTCACCCAGCTCAAAATCCGAAACCCTATAAAAGGGACCAGGGATCCGAATGGTAACTTCGTCTAGAATACGACACTTCTTTCTCCAGTTTGCGACCTCCTCTACTCCTATTACCGATAGAGGACCCACCGGCAAAAGTCTGTCTCCTCCCGGAGGTGGTGGAGCCTCTCCAACAGCAGCATTCCTAAGTTCCTCTATTTCGGCGGTCAGGTCCAGAGAAGAATCTGAGGAATCCATGGACCCGCAGGCCTCGTTTAGAACCCTACGTCTTGAGTGAACCCTAGTACCTATCGAAGAGGAGCCGAGGGCGAGATCTAGTCCGTTTGTCATCCTAAAAGGTTCGGAATAAAAGATGGGGAGAAAGAAAGTGTTACCTGAGAGAATGAAGACCTAGGCCTGAGTAATAGAGATCGCGCGAGATTTTGGTAAGAAAAGGAAACCCAAAAGTCCAGGAAGCAGAAACGgggaaagaaaatcaaaaaccctAAGATTGACTTACACGCGTCAAAAAGGTGAGACTACGCGGGAAAACGAGTCTCGAAGCACGATAAGGGAACCTATCCCCTCAGTCCTGGGGACCCAAAGAACAAACGAGACCTTGAGGAAACCATTACCAGTATCATCTCTCCGACTCTCTCCAGCCTGTACACAGTTTAACATCAGATCTCCAGCCTCATCATCTCCAGAAGATAAGAGAAAAGTACTACTAGACTCCGGTCAAAACACGAAGGAGCCGATCCTCACCTGAGTTCAGAATGAGTTCCGGCTTGAGTGGAACCCAGGATAGTAAGATCAATGGAACGGGGTCCTGCCCAAGgggagcctgctgagaatgagcaaccccggttgacttgagtgcacaggttattccccgagttcgatgacgaaatcgagaaataaggggcaaactgttggggaaaaataccccggtatcatttcctccaACCTCCAGGTAAAACCCAGACCCTCGGGTCCCCGATAAGGGAACGCTCCGGGTCCCCGCTAGTAGGAACCCCGAGTTTGGTCCCTGGAAACGAGctcccttccaagaaatggaaaactttCGACAAAGAAaatcttccatatttccgactatggaagagtttaacctaatgaAACCGACTCCTAGACGACTATATAAGAGCTACTAAACCCTAAGGCAAGGGATCGACTTCTCCAAGGCTGAGAGACTAGAGCTAGAcagctagaattagggttcttaccAAATACCTTGTAACCTCGCTTGTTCTTGcttgttctatctaataaaagtCTCTTCAAGCCTATATCCTTGTTACCTTACTAAATTCCCACAAAAAATACACAAACACCTAATAGAAACCAGCTTATCCATcgttccgtagtactcacaaagagcctacacaaaaacCCCCTAACACATTGGGCATAAAGGCGGTCAGAGGGGATAAGGAGTATTCCCGCTCCTGCTACCAGACTACTCTGAAGGGaaagaccaaggtcttatagcaattacagagtAAGCCTTCGGCTCATCACACCGAGGAACCGGAGGTAGAGGAAATGGACGACGTGCCATTAACCGAAGGAGGTCAGACCCGACATCTCAAGATCAGCTCCAAGCTGACCGAAGGATTGAGGAGAAGACTGATAGACTTCCTCAGGTCTAACACCGACTGCTTCGATTGGTCCCATGCAGATATGCCTGGGATCGATCCGGAAATCATCATCCACAAGCTACAGGTGGATCCCCTACATCAACCCGTCAGACAAACGAGAAGGAAATTTGCTCCTGGAAGAGACTCAATCATCAATGATGAAGTCAAAAGCCTGCTCGGCGCGGGGTTCACTTGTGAGGTGCAACATCCAGAATGGCTACCCAACGTCCTCGTCGTCAAGAAAAAGAACGGGAAGTGGAGAGTATGTATCAacttcacggacctcaacaagtCCTGTCCAAAGGACCCATTCTCGCTACCTCATATCGACAAGCTGGTGGACGCCACTGCGGGGCATCAGCTGATGAGCTTCATGGACACGTTCTCAAGCTATAATCAAATACTTATGCATCCGGAAGACCAGGAGAAAACATCCTTCATGACGTCCAGAGGGATCTACTGATACAAGGTTATGCCATTCGGCCTAAAGAACGCAGGATCAAACTACCAACGACTACTGAACTTGATGTTTGCGGACCAGATCGGGCGAACcatggaggtctacatcgacgacatgctggtcAACTCCCTGGAGGCGGAGGACCACATATCTCACCTACAGCAAGGCTTCTCCGCCCTCCGGAAGTATAccatgaagctcaacccagcTAAATGTTCATTTGGGGTCAGTTTTGGTAAGTTCCTCGGGTACATTGTAACCCACCGACGCATCGAGGCCAACCCGGAGCAAATTAGGGTCATTCATTCAATCCCTTGCCCAAAGAACGTCAAGGAGGTTCAAAACCTAACGGGAAGGATGGCGGCCTTGAGAAGGTTCATCTCCAGACTCTCCGACAAATCTCATGCCTTCTTCGGAGCCCTCAAGAATCCAAGGAACTTCCAATGGACGAAAGAGTGCGAATCCGCTCTCCAAGAGGTAAAGTCATATCTCACCACTCCTCCTCTCCTATCCAAGCCACTACTCGATGAGCTATGCTGCTATATCTAGCAGTCTCTGAACACGCCGTGAGCGCCCCTAGTCCGCGAGGAGGGAAACAAGCAGCTACCAATCTATTACGTAAGTAAGGCTCTCCTGGACGCGGAAACCCGCTATAGCCATCTAGAGAAGCTGGCCTTAGCCCTGATAGTCGCCGCTCGCATGCTACGACCCTACTTCCAGACTCATCCAATCGTGGTTGGTACCTCCTTCAATGTAAAGTTGGTCCTCCACAAACCCGAAGTCTCCGGACGCCTAGCCAAATGGGCTGTGGAACTAGGGGAGTACGACGTAATATTTCGACCTGCCACGGCTATAAAGTCACCGGTCCTAGCGGACTTCGTGGCTGAATTCTCCTCTGCCTTACTCCCAGCTTTAGAGCAGGAGGTACGCCTCCGAGGCGAAACTAAGGAAGAGGTAGAATGGATCCTGCACGTTGATGGATCCAGCAACGTTAGAGGAGCTGGAATGGGAATAGTGCTTACCTCGCCGACGGGGAACACAGCCTCTAGGGCCGTGAGATGCAACTTCAAAGCAACCAACAATGAAAGCGAGTACGAGGCCCTAATCGTAGGTCTAACTCTCGTCCACCAAATGGGGGCAAAAAACATCCAGGGCTTCGACGACTTCCAGCTGATAATCAACCAGGTACAGGGAGAGTACCAAGCAAAAGACGACAGCATGATCCAATATCTGGCAGTTTCCCAATGACTGATCAAGAATTTCAAGAGCTGCAAGCTCACTCAAATCCCCCGGGAACAAAACTCGCAAGCCGATGCCCTGGCTAATCTGTGGTCCGCCCTCGAAGCGAATAGCCAGATGAGTACACCCTTGCTTGTGCTTCAATTGCCAGCCACCCTGGAGGAACCCCCGTCAGAGGAGGTCTCTGCTGTCGAAGAAGGCGAAACATGGATGACCCCCCTTGTCCGGTACCTGGAGGCCGACATTCTCCCGGAAGATCGCAACAAGGCCAGGAAAATTAAGAAGCAAGCCGCGAGGTATTGTATATCACAGGAGAAGCTGTACCGGAGATCCTTCTCTGGCCCGTACCTAAGGTGTGTCACACCTCGAGAAGCTGCTAGAATCTTTGTAGaactacatgaaggagattgtgGAACCAACTCTAGCGGAAAGAGCCTTGTGCTCAGAGCCAGAAAGGCGGGTTACTACTTGCCCACGATGGCCGCCGACGCAGACAAACAAGCAAAACACTGCGACAAGTGTCAGAGGCACTCTCCCGTCTCAAAGCTTCCCCCAAAGAACCTCAAGTCCATAAGCTCACCATGGCCCTTCAGAAAGTGGGGCATGGACATTGTAGGGAAATTCCCTATGGTGCCGGGGCAGAAGGTCTTCCTTCTGATAGTCACTGACTACTTCTCCAAATGGGTTAAAGTAGAAGCACTCAGCAGCATAACAAACCTCCAGATCTACAAATTCCTATGGACCTACGTAATTACTCTCTTTGGGGTCCCCCGAATAGACAACCGATACCGGGAGCCTCGCCACATTCCTTGAAAACGCTATGTAAGAAACAAGACAAAGCCTCACCTAATAGGAAAAAGGGAAGGCTTACCCGACACACGACTATGACGCAAGGCTTCCCTGCTCACCAGGAGGGTCACCCATCGGAATCGTCGAGGAACTCCGGCTTCGCTACTGCTTCTCCAGCAAAGGAAACCGGGTGGGACTCATCTGACAAGGCAAAAGCTAAACATCAAATCGGGCTCCCAAAGGAATGATAAAACTCAAAGCTCAAAAGAAGAACTTACCAACGGTACGCCAAGACGTAGGATAACCAACCGGCTCCTAGGTCTTCACGAACATGTACCGGTTGTTCCAACCATCCCCGATGGGATAATTTTCCCTGACACCCCTCCAAGGTTCCTCGACCATAGGGGTGCCATCACGGGATCGAAGGTGGTAGAACCCCGCTTTGTTCCTCAAAGGAGCAAAGTAGTAAGAGTATAAAATCTCAAGCACCCTGACAGAAAATCTGTGGAGTTCTCCAAGTACTTGGATGGCCATTAAAGTCCTCCAGGTAAAAGGAGTATATTGAGAAGGACAGAAATCGAAGAAAGATGACACTTCGCCTACGAGAGAAGGTGTAACGCCCCGGAAGCTTGCTTCCAGATATGCCTCATAGACAGCTATCTCACCCACTCCCCCATCCGGAGCGCGTTCGAACTCAGTCGGACTTCTcatccccactgaaggatgaaTCGCATACTTCCTCCTCATGTTAGCCAGGTCCCCCTCTCGGATCTCAGAACGGGGACTGTCGTCGAAGAAACAAAAACGGAGCCTTCTCAGGGGCGTCATCGGAACCGCTTAACTATCAGCCTCCGGAACGTCTCCCCAAGAGGGAACGAGGGATGAGAAAGGATCGGTAAAAAGAACGACGCGGCCTTGAACGACCACCCACAAGTGAGGACGGAAACGAGAGCAGCTCGGGATTCATCCTCCTCAACTAGGAATCAGCGCAAGAGTTGGGTTGAAACCAGCTAGGAGATATCGTGAGTCCTTATATCATCCGGATTATTCCTTTTTTGTGGGATTAGAAAAGGAAGTAAGGATGTTTCCAAATATCCTGAAGAATCCCTGACATAAAGGATAAGCAGCGAAAAGGAAATCCGATCCTTGCAGAAAAAAGGGAAATCCTTCTTACAAAAAGGCAAGTTTCGAGAAAAAGATGCACACTTTTGAAGAGTAAGAAGAGTATCTAGTATCATCAACCGAACGGGCACCAGCCTCCTGGTCTATCCCCTCACATCAATACATAAGCTCCTCCTCGGGAAACATCAGAGCTCCAGGCTCCTTCATCTCCAAGACGCCATCAGAAGCCCAGAGCTTCTCAATCTCCGATAAGAAATCAGTGGTTCAATACCGCCAGACCGGTCTGGAGTAAGGGAACCGGTCCTCCCCCGGGTTCAGAGTGTGGTCCCGGCCTGAGTGGAACCCAGGATTGCAGGATTACTGGAGTGATGTCCTGCCTAATggaagcctgctgagaatgagcaactccggttgacttgagtgcacaagttattccccgagttcgatgacaaaatcgagcaataaggggcaaactgttggggaaaaatactcatgTATTAAATTCCTCCAGACCCAGGCAGGACACCGACCTCTGAGTCCCCGCTAAGAGGTGCCCCGGTTCCCCGCTACAGAGTACTTCGGGTCCGGTCCCTGGGACAGCCCCCTTCCCCCGGGAAAAGAAAAACTTTCgacaaggagaaccttccatatttctgaatatggaagagtttaacctaatcCAACCGACTAACACTCGCCTTaagaagactatataaagggaacctaaaccctagaggaagggatcgacacttcaagCGTTAAGACTAGGACTAgacggctagaattagggttcttactcaaaTCATTGTAATCCTAGTTTGTCTACTCAATAAAACGTATCTTCAAGTCTTTACCTCTATTGTATCTCTCAAAATCAATACAAATACCATCCTTGTCCAACGTTccgtggtactcacaaagatcctacacaaaaatcccatAACACGAATAATCTCCTCATATGACACCTTTCCAGTTCACATCCAGTTTTATGCATCTGGGACCATCCTTATAACCTttgtcaagtttttttttcatatagatTTCCAGTCTATGGTACTGCTTTCATTGCCCAAATCTGCAAGGCGTAGGAGAATTAATCTAACATGTAACTAGTAGTCTTCTCCTTCAGTTTGTCACGTGTTTTGACTACTGACTCGCATAATTAAGCAGCAACTCCCAAAAGATACTTTTGAAGTTTCTCAAGATGCATGACCACATTGATGTATTTGAGGGGGAT of Brassica napus cultivar Da-Ae chromosome C7 unlocalized genomic scaffold, Da-Ae chrC07_Random_29, whole genome shotgun sequence contains these proteins:
- the LOC125594981 gene encoding uncharacterized protein LOC125594981, producing the protein MLRPYFQTHPIVVGTSFNVKLVLHKPEVSGRLAKWAVELGEYDVIFRPATAIKSPVLADFVAEFSSALLPALEQEVRLRGETKEEVEWILHVDGSSNVRGAGMGIVLTSPTGNTASRAVRCNFKATNNESEYEALIVGLTLVHQMGAKNIQGFDDFQLIINQNFKSCKLTQIPREQNSQADALANLWSALEANSQMSTPLLVLQLPATLEEPPSEEVSAVEEGETWMTPLVRYLEADILPEDRNKARKIKKQAARYCISQEKLYRRSFSGPYLRCVTPREAARIFVELHEGDCGTNSSGKSLVLRARKAGYYLPTMAADADKQAKHCDKCQRHSPVSKLPPKNLKSISSPWPFRKWGMDIVGKFPMVPGQKVFLLIVTDYFSKWVKVEALSSITNLQIYKFLWTYVITLFGVPRIDNRYREPRHIP